GCCGGCGAAACCGGCTTCCGCTCACGGGTGATGTCGTAGAGCTGCTGCCGCGAGATCCCGAGCAGCCTGGCAATTTCCACCTTGGTCTTTCCGGTTGCCGGGATGATGTCCTCGAGCAGCGCTCCCGGGTGGGACGGGCAGCGCTCGATCGGACGCTTCGGCTTGTGCTCGCTCATAAACCGACTTCTCCAATCTGTCCGCCTCAATGATATTGCTCGAAGTCGACGCGGGCGGCGTCCTTGCCATCGAATTCGAATGTAATGCACCACGGGCCGTTCACATGGACCGTGTAGCGGGTCGCGTCGAAGCCTTTCAAAGCGTGAAAATCAAAACCCGGCAGGTTCATGTCTTCAGGCCGTTCGGAGACTTCGAGACGGTCAAGCCTGACAAGGATACACTTTTGTATCTTGGCGTCGATCTTTCCGGTTTTCCCGGTTGAGAACAGCTCCGCCAGCGCCTTGCTCTTGAATGACTTGATCATGCCGACATGTAAGCAGATAGCATACATATGTCAAGGTTTCTGTACGCGGATA
The window above is part of the Mesorhizobium sp. WSM4904 genome. Proteins encoded here:
- a CDS encoding HigA family addiction module antitoxin, translating into MSEHKPKRPIERCPSHPGALLEDIIPATGKTKVEIARLLGISRQQLYDITRERKPVSPAVAARLGKMFGDGAAIWLRMQAAYDAWHAEREVDVSAIPTLHAA
- a CDS encoding type II toxin-antitoxin system RelE/ParE family toxin, which encodes MIKSFKSKALAELFSTGKTGKIDAKIQKCILVRLDRLEVSERPEDMNLPGFDFHALKGFDATRYTVHVNGPWCITFEFDGKDAARVDFEQYH